From Candidatus Cloacimonadota bacterium, one genomic window encodes:
- a CDS encoding ARMT1-like domain-containing protein, which yields MKTYLDCIPCFMQQALRAGRISTNDEIKIKELLNEVGTMIKDIPMDHTPPETGEIIYKKIAEITGNNDPYKSIKEKNIQHALKLYPQLKQRVRDSKDGLLTAIRLAVAGNVIDLGVDNDFDLERDIEIILEQDFAIFDYELFRNKVEKSAKILYIGDNAGEGVFDKILIEELPKPVTYVVREIPVINDITFSEAKQIKIDQVAEVISSGTTAPGTILNLCNQCFLQKFENADMVISKGQGNYEGLSNVNRSVFFLLKAKCEIIARNLNVQKNDIVLKGINF from the coding sequence TTGAAAACATATTTGGATTGCATTCCCTGTTTTATGCAGCAAGCATTGCGAGCAGGAAGAATTTCTACAAACGACGAAATTAAAATCAAAGAATTGTTGAATGAAGTCGGAACAATGATTAAAGACATTCCTATGGATCATACTCCACCTGAAACAGGTGAGATCATCTACAAAAAAATTGCTGAAATAACCGGCAACAACGACCCATACAAATCTATCAAAGAAAAAAATATTCAACATGCCCTTAAGTTATATCCCCAATTGAAGCAACGAGTTCGAGACTCAAAAGATGGTCTGCTTACCGCCATTCGTCTCGCAGTTGCCGGGAATGTGATTGATCTGGGAGTTGACAATGATTTTGATCTTGAACGTGATATTGAAATAATTTTGGAACAAGATTTTGCTATATTTGATTACGAACTTTTTAGAAATAAAGTAGAAAAATCAGCTAAAATATTATACATTGGCGACAATGCGGGGGAAGGAGTTTTTGATAAAATTCTCATTGAAGAATTACCAAAACCGGTTACTTATGTTGTGCGAGAAATTCCGGTTATCAATGATATAACTTTTAGCGAAGCCAAGCAAATCAAAATTGATCAGGTAGCCGAGGTAATATCATCCGGTACAACTGCTCCGGGAACCATTTTGAATTTATGCAATCAATGTTTTTTACAAAAATTTGAAAATGCCGATATGGTAATCAGCAAAGGTCAGGGAAATTATGAAGGGCTTTCCAATGTAAATCGCTCGGTTTTTTTTCTTTTGAAAGCAAAATGTGAGATAATTGCCAGAAATCTGAATGTGCAAAAAAATGATATAGTATTAAAAGGGATCAATTTTTAG
- a CDS encoding glutamate mutase L gives MSKTINSILATDCGSTTTKAILIEKIDGVYRLIVRGEAPTTVEAPFDDVTKGVLNAVEEVEDLVHIKGNNGRLIIKDGQIVVPQQGEVGVDAYVSTSSAGGGLQMMVAGVVKSMTGESAERAALGAGAIVMDVLATNDKRLPYEQIERIRHLRPDMILLSGGVNGGTTKHVAELAEIISAADPKPRLGSSYQLPIIFAGNVKARDLVKKELKDKTDLMITDNLRPTLEQENLGPARDKIHDLFMEHVMAQAPGYKNLMAWARTITDEGQNTENVDIMPTPGAVGNIMKTIARLENIEVVGVDIGGATTDIFSVFTEDQVFNRTVSANLGMSYSISNVLASTGMKNIMRWVPFEMPEKDVRNMIKNKMIRPTTIPHLAKELILEQAIAKEALRLAFIQHKEFAVTLKGTQQKRDISEAFSQATSGKSIVNMMSLDILVGSGGVLSHAPRRNQAAMMLIDAFLPEGVTKLAVDSIFMMPQLGVLATINEEAATSVFEKDCLIHLGTCIAPSGKYKQGKIALEVKIELPDGVFEEEIPFGEIRLLKLDVGENAKATIIPKYGNDVGAGNNKELTTTISGGVVGIIIDTRGRTIEFDEKLGVETKRIHIPENETDRVKSLKKWMIAFQAYPKDQLK, from the coding sequence ATGTCGAAAACGATAAATTCTATACTTGCTACTGATTGTGGTAGTACAACTACGAAAGCCATTCTGATTGAAAAAATCGATGGCGTTTATCGGCTTATTGTTCGAGGTGAAGCACCCACCACTGTGGAAGCCCCTTTTGATGATGTAACAAAAGGAGTCTTGAATGCAGTGGAAGAGGTTGAAGACCTAGTTCATATTAAAGGGAATAACGGCAGATTGATAATAAAAGACGGCCAGATTGTTGTTCCTCAGCAAGGAGAAGTTGGTGTGGACGCTTATGTATCCACAAGTAGTGCTGGCGGTGGTTTGCAAATGATGGTTGCCGGTGTGGTAAAAAGCATGACCGGTGAAAGTGCAGAACGAGCAGCCCTTGGAGCCGGTGCCATTGTCATGGATGTTTTGGCAACAAATGATAAGCGGTTGCCTTATGAACAAATCGAACGCATTCGCCATCTCCGTCCTGATATGATCTTACTCTCCGGTGGTGTAAATGGTGGAACAACCAAACACGTTGCAGAATTAGCCGAAATTATTTCTGCTGCCGACCCAAAACCAAGGCTGGGTTCCAGTTATCAGCTTCCGATAATTTTTGCTGGGAATGTGAAGGCTCGAGATTTGGTAAAAAAGGAGCTTAAAGATAAAACAGACTTAATGATCACAGATAATCTCAGACCAACCTTAGAGCAAGAAAATCTTGGTCCGGCTCGCGATAAAATTCATGATCTTTTCATGGAGCATGTTATGGCACAAGCCCCAGGTTACAAAAACTTGATGGCTTGGGCTCGTACAATAACAGATGAGGGGCAAAATACCGAAAATGTTGATATTATGCCTACACCAGGTGCTGTTGGAAATATTATGAAAACAATAGCCCGTTTGGAAAATATTGAAGTTGTCGGAGTGGATATCGGTGGTGCAACTACGGACATATTTTCTGTTTTTACCGAGGATCAGGTTTTCAACAGAACTGTAAGTGCGAACTTGGGCATGAGTTATAGTATTTCTAATGTTTTGGCTTCAACCGGAATGAAAAATATCATGCGATGGGTTCCTTTTGAAATGCCCGAAAAAGATGTCAGAAATATGATTAAAAACAAAATGATTCGGCCTACAACCATCCCGCATCTTGCAAAAGAATTGATTCTGGAACAAGCGATTGCAAAGGAAGCCCTCCGTTTGGCTTTCATTCAGCACAAAGAATTTGCCGTAACCTTGAAAGGTACGCAGCAAAAGAGAGATATTTCGGAAGCATTTAGCCAAGCCACTTCGGGTAAGTCAATTGTGAATATGATGTCACTTGATATTCTCGTTGGAAGTGGGGGTGTTCTTTCCCACGCTCCCCGTAGAAATCAGGCAGCAATGATGCTGATTGATGCTTTTCTGCCTGAAGGAGTAACAAAACTCGCAGTTGATAGTATTTTCATGATGCCTCAATTGGGTGTTTTGGCAACTATTAATGAAGAAGCCGCTACAAGTGTGTTTGAAAAAGATTGCCTGATTCATCTCGGAACTTGCATTGCACCTTCCGGAAAATACAAACAAGGCAAAATTGCTTTAGAAGTAAAAATTGAACTTCCGGATGGAGTTTTTGAAGAAGAAATTCCATTCGGTGAAATAAGATTATTAAAACTCGACGTTGGCGAGAATGCAAAAGCCACTATCATTCCGAAATACGGAAATGATGTTGGTGCTGGCAATAACAAGGAACTCACAACTACGATTTCCGGTGGAGTTGTGGGAATAATAATTGACACACGTGGAAGAACTATTGAGTTTGATGAAAAATTGGGCGTAGAAACAAAACGGATACATATTCCTGAAAATGAAACCGACCGAGTTAAATCACTAAAAAAATGGATGATTGCTTTCCAAGCATATCCTAAAGACCAATTGAAATAG
- a CDS encoding ComF family protein — translation MKFNLINQTLDLFYPKYCFVCGEKLFENDFLCEKCKEKIELTDKNICFICGKNEIKNGICDDCKSKYHFDSVFAALKYNPIIKNLMHNFKYAEFKKLANYLGAYLVECLLEYPFISQIDYVIPIPLHKVKKRSRGFNQADLIAEFVANKLNIKFSSTLITRKKFTKSQTKLSKEKRKKNVSGAFCVPNPQILHGKNILLIDDVLTTGSTLSAAVSEILKTGANKIFAATLARA, via the coding sequence ATGAAATTCAATTTAATAAATCAAACTCTTGATCTTTTTTATCCCAAATACTGTTTTGTATGTGGAGAAAAATTATTTGAAAATGATTTTCTGTGCGAAAAGTGCAAAGAAAAAATTGAATTGACTGACAAAAACATCTGTTTTATTTGCGGTAAAAACGAAATAAAAAACGGTATATGCGACGATTGTAAAAGCAAATATCACTTCGATTCTGTCTTCGCAGCCCTAAAATATAATCCTATTATAAAAAATCTTATGCATAATTTTAAATATGCAGAATTCAAGAAATTAGCAAATTATTTGGGAGCATATCTCGTTGAATGTCTATTGGAATATCCGTTTATTTCTCAAATCGATTATGTAATTCCGATTCCTCTTCATAAGGTGAAGAAACGCAGTAGGGGATTTAATCAGGCGGATTTGATTGCTGAGTTTGTTGCAAATAAGTTAAATATCAAATTTTCTTCTACCTTAATTACAAGAAAAAAATTTACAAAATCTCAAACAAAATTATCAAAAGAAAAACGTAAAAAAAATGTTTCAGGAGCTTTTTGTGTTCCTAATCCACAAATTCTACATGGGAAAAATATTCTCCTGATAGATGATGTATTAACCACAGGTTCTACTTTAAGTGCTGCAGTTTCGGAAATACTAAAAACCGGAGCAAATAAAATTTTTGCAGCAACTTTAGCACGAGCATAG
- a CDS encoding Uma2 family endonuclease, which produces MTQPFKKNWIQNSEMHYSVKEYMSWDDDKRYELIAGSLYGLAPAPRTKHQKISVSISSRIFMQLIGKDCKIFEAPTDVVLSEDTVVQPDIMIICDKSKIAEKFIDGAPEVIFEILSPSTSFKDKQIKLHLYEKYGVKEYFIVSPDQEIVELYRLKKDKFQFPIVYNWDQKIKINTIDVELKLWEIFEKNFPEEKNAKTEKL; this is translated from the coding sequence ATGACACAACCATTTAAAAAAAATTGGATACAAAATTCAGAGATGCACTATTCTGTAAAAGAATATATGTCTTGGGACGATGATAAAAGATATGAGCTGATTGCTGGTTCACTCTATGGATTAGCTCCTGCTCCAAGAACTAAACATCAGAAAATTTCCGTTTCCATAAGTTCCAGAATTTTCATGCAGCTTATTGGAAAAGATTGTAAGATTTTTGAAGCTCCTACCGACGTAGTTCTATCCGAAGATACAGTTGTCCAACCGGATATTATGATTATCTGCGATAAGTCGAAAATAGCAGAGAAATTTATAGATGGTGCTCCGGAAGTGATTTTTGAGATTCTTTCTCCTTCTACGAGTTTTAAAGACAAGCAAATAAAACTTCATCTTTACGAAAAATATGGTGTTAAGGAATATTTTATTGTTTCTCCCGATCAGGAAATTGTTGAATTGTATCGTTTAAAGAAAGACAAATTTCAATTTCCAATAGTATATAATTGGGATCAGAAAATAAAAATTAATACTATTGATGTAGAATTGAAATTGTGGGAAATATTTGAGAAAAATTTTCCTGAAGAAAAAAATGCGAAAACTGAAAAATTATAA
- the purQ gene encoding phosphoribosylformylglycinamidine synthase subunit PurQ: protein MKYNVIVFPGSNCDYDAYYVVKNIMNAEVDFIWHKENKLREPDCVIIPGGFSYGDYLRAGAIAQFSPIMIDVFKFAKNGGLIIGICNGFQILTETHLLPGSLLRNSSLNFVCKHQYIRVNNNTTPFTNQTKRGEVLDIPIAHNEGNYYIDERGLQDLQDNDQIVFQYCEKSGQVTENSNPNGALMNIAGICNKEGNVLGMMPHPERVSDSEVSGIDGQKIFGSLRGHKYPR, encoded by the coding sequence ATGAAATATAATGTTATAGTTTTCCCCGGTTCAAATTGTGATTACGACGCCTATTACGTCGTTAAAAATATAATGAACGCAGAAGTAGATTTTATCTGGCATAAAGAAAATAAATTGCGAGAACCAGATTGTGTGATTATTCCCGGAGGATTTTCTTATGGAGATTATCTTCGTGCCGGAGCCATAGCTCAATTCAGCCCGATTATGATTGATGTTTTTAAATTTGCTAAAAACGGAGGACTTATCATCGGAATTTGCAATGGGTTTCAAATTCTTACGGAAACTCATCTTTTGCCCGGCAGTCTTTTGCGTAACAGCTCTTTGAATTTTGTTTGCAAGCATCAATATATCAGAGTGAATAATAATACCACGCCCTTTACTAACCAAACGAAGCGGGGAGAAGTGTTGGATATTCCCATAGCTCATAACGAAGGGAATTATTATATTGACGAGCGGGGATTACAAGATTTGCAGGACAATGATCAGATTGTTTTTCAATATTGTGAAAAGAGTGGTCAAGTTACTGAAAATTCAAATCCAAATGGTGCCTTGATGAATATTGCCGGAATTTGTAATAAAGAAGGAAATGTGCTGGGAATGATGCCTCATCCTGAGCGGGTGAGTGATTCGGAAGTTTCCGGAATTGACGGACAGAAAATATTCGGGTCTTTGCGAGGGCATAAATACCCACGCTGA
- the purS gene encoding phosphoribosylformylglycinamidine synthase subunit PurS produces the protein MKKVRVYVNLKQEVLDPQGKAIQNIIHNLGYEDIEDVRAGKFFDIQIDSDNEKHISEEIAVIADKILANPNIEIYKFEIIG, from the coding sequence ATGAAAAAAGTTAGAGTTTATGTTAACCTCAAACAAGAAGTATTAGATCCTCAAGGCAAAGCGATTCAAAATATAATACACAATTTAGGATATGAAGATATCGAAGATGTTCGAGCCGGTAAATTTTTTGATATTCAAATTGATTCGGATAATGAAAAACATATTAGCGAAGAGATAGCTGTTATTGCCGATAAGATTTTGGCAAATCCGAATATCGAAATATATAAATTTGAAATTATTGGATGA
- the tnpA gene encoding IS200/IS605 family transposase gives MSHSLTRIWIHSVWSTKNRFPYMKNATKQKIIQHLHQKLEELDCGVRIINGTENHLHGLFLLNQNKSIQEIIKNLKGETSHWINKNEFYKTKFAWQVGYGAFSVSESIVKDVNKYIKNQEKHHRKMSFQEELDLLFKKHNIIVRGNH, from the coding sequence ATGTCTCATTCATTAACAAGAATTTGGATCCATAGCGTATGGAGCACAAAAAACCGATTTCCATATATGAAGAATGCGACAAAACAAAAAATAATCCAGCATTTACACCAAAAATTGGAAGAATTAGATTGTGGAGTTAGAATTATTAACGGAACTGAAAATCATTTGCACGGTTTATTTCTTTTAAATCAAAATAAATCTATTCAGGAAATAATAAAAAATTTAAAAGGCGAGACATCACATTGGATAAATAAAAATGAATTCTATAAAACGAAATTTGCGTGGCAAGTAGGATATGGTGCTTTTTCAGTTAGTGAATCAATAGTGAAAGATGTAAATAAATATATAAAAAATCAGGAAAAGCATCACAGGAAAATGTCATTTCAAGAAGAATTGGATTTGCTCTTTAAAAAACATAATATTATTGTTAGGGGAAACCATTGA
- the purB gene encoding adenylosuccinate lyase, producing MVERYSYPEISKIWTLENKFRQWLRVEIAAAEAMNKLGIIPNDDLRNIQQKADFRIEEIKTIEQKVDHDMIAFLTNVGEYVGKSSRYIHLGMTSSDVIDTANSCLMKEAGELILEKLLALMEQLKETALKYKKILCIGRSHGIHAEPTTFGLKVALWYDEMNRNLIRLKSAIDSVSVGQISGAVGNYAHLSPKIEEYVCKKLGLRSVNIANQIIQRDRYAEFMTTLAIIGSTIEKIATETRSLQRTEIHEVEEGFKKGQKGSSAMPHKKNPIIGERLCGMARILRGNSITALENNALWHERDISHSSTERIILPDSTILLYYMLVKSKSLIKNLVVFPRKMMENIKMTNGLIFSQSILLELARRGISREKAYGIVQENAMKCWETKEPFEELLKNDERLTELIKPDELTEILNLNKFLKNVDFIFNRVFEKNQ from the coding sequence ATGGTTGAAAGATATTCTTACCCGGAAATTTCTAAAATATGGACTCTTGAAAATAAATTTCGTCAATGGTTACGTGTGGAAATCGCAGCTGCGGAAGCAATGAATAAACTTGGAATCATTCCGAACGATGATTTGAGAAATATTCAGCAAAAGGCGGATTTTAGAATTGAAGAGATAAAAACAATCGAACAAAAAGTTGATCATGATATGATTGCTTTTCTTACAAATGTTGGGGAGTATGTCGGGAAATCTTCCCGCTATATTCATCTTGGTATGACTTCCTCAGATGTAATTGACACTGCAAATTCGTGTTTGATGAAAGAAGCCGGAGAACTGATTCTGGAAAAATTGTTAGCATTGATGGAGCAATTGAAGGAAACTGCTTTGAAGTACAAGAAAATCCTTTGTATCGGCAGAAGCCACGGAATCCATGCGGAACCAACCACATTTGGGCTCAAAGTTGCTCTCTGGTATGATGAAATGAATAGAAATTTAATCAGGCTGAAATCTGCTATAGATTCAGTTTCTGTGGGACAAATTTCCGGCGCTGTTGGAAATTACGCTCATCTTTCTCCAAAAATAGAAGAATATGTTTGCAAAAAATTAGGGCTTCGATCTGTGAATATCGCAAATCAGATAATACAACGTGATCGCTATGCGGAATTTATGACCACTCTTGCAATAATCGGTAGCACGATTGAAAAAATTGCTACGGAAACTCGGTCTTTACAACGCACGGAAATTCACGAAGTTGAAGAGGGATTTAAAAAAGGACAAAAAGGTTCATCTGCAATGCCACATAAAAAAAATCCAATTATTGGTGAGAGATTATGTGGAATGGCACGCATACTTCGAGGCAATTCGATTACTGCTTTGGAAAATAATGCTCTCTGGCACGAACGGGATATTAGCCATTCTTCTACTGAAAGAATTATCTTGCCGGACTCTACGATTTTACTTTATTATATGCTGGTAAAAAGCAAATCCCTAATCAAAAATCTTGTTGTATTCCCAAGAAAAATGATGGAGAATATCAAAATGACAAATGGATTGATATTTTCACAATCAATTTTGTTGGAACTTGCCAGACGGGGAATTTCGCGTGAAAAAGCCTATGGAATCGTGCAGGAAAATGCAATGAAATGCTGGGAAACAAAAGAACCATTTGAAGAATTACTTAAGAATGATGAAAGATTAACTGAATTGATAAAACCGGATGAACTAACCGAAATTTTAAACTTAAACAAGTTTCTGAAAAATGTTGACTTTATTTTTAATAGAGTTTTTGAGAAAAATCAATGA